The following are from one region of the Quercus robur chromosome 1, dhQueRobu3.1, whole genome shotgun sequence genome:
- the LOC126719794 gene encoding ankyrin repeat-containing protein BDA1-like produces the protein MTIFSNMDERIERMRQVAQQGNIDAFYLIIQEDVKLLEHMDKLPFVDTPLHIAAQAGHIPFAMELMRLKPSFSSKLNPDGYSPIHLALQNEHIELVRRLVEVDGDLVRVKGRAGITSLHYVAATTETDDHLNLLLDFLKACPNSIEDVTVRNESALHIALKYDKLEAFLHLVRWMRRNWSQNPILWESKVLNRKDEQGNTALHIAVSKNQPKAVKQLLYSGVDVNIKNLEGKKAGDILAQQTQVENSKIKVMLRRAGALPSSSIPQVYYYAQYLWTIFSRLEKSRLHFISEWIEISDDRRNVLLVVATLLLTVTYQGVLSPPGGLWQDDQSPGANQTNITLPVIRKFNSSAPLENEAGTPIGLRNFPFWVFLSLNSLTFMLSYSTILLLIPTQHIYRIVRLSLISLSICYIVSLTVIIPTRFWEIFWYVSTGLFVCIFLLNSSATCVAWSYKALL, from the exons ATGACAATTTTCTCAAATATGGATGAGAGAATTGAGAGGATGAGGCAGGTTGCTCAACAAGGAAATATTGATGCCTTTTACCTCATAATTCAGGAGGATGTAAAACTTTTGGAGCACATGGATAAGCTACCATTTGTTGATACTCCCTTACACATAGCTGCACAGGCTGGGCACATCCCATTTGCTATGGAGCTGATGAGGTTAAAGCCCTCATTTTCTAGCAAGCTTAATCCTGATGGGTATAGCCCTATTCACCTTGCTCTACAAAATGAGCATATCGAGCTGGTGCGTCGGCTTGTAGAGGTCGATGGGGACCTTGTCCGTGTCAAAGGAAGGGCGGGTATCACTTCTTTGCATTATGTAGCGGCAACAACAGAAACAGATGATCACCTTAATCTATTGTTAGATTTTCTCAAAGCCTGTCCCAATTCTATTGAAGATGTGACAGTTCGAAATGAGAGTGCTCTGCATATTGCCTTGAAATACGACAAGTTGGAGGCTTTTCTACACTTGGTGCGATGGATGAGAAGGAATTGGTCTCAAAATCCCATATTGTGGGAGAGTAAAGTACTCAACAGGAAGGACGAGCAGGGTAACACGGCATTGCACATTGCGGTATCCAAAAATCAACCCAAG GCAGTGAAGCAGTTATTATATTCTGGTGTTGATGTAAACATTAAGAATTTAGAGGGTAAAAAAGCAGGGGATATCTTGGCACAACAAACTCAAGTAGAAAATAGTAAGATCAAGGTTATGCTACGGCGTGCTGGAGCTTTACCATCTTCATCTATTCCTCAAGTTTATTACTATGCACAATACCTATGGACTATATTCTCAAGGCTTGAGAAATCAAGATTACATTTTATTAGTGAATGGATCGAAATATCAGACGACAGGCGCAACGTGCTTTTGGTGGTTGCCACACTGCTTTTGACTGTCACCTATCAAGGAGTACTCAGCCCTCCCGGGGGACTTTGGCAAGATGACCAGAGTCCTGGAGCCAATCAAACCAATATCACATTACCGGTCAtaagaaaattcaattcaagTGCTCCTCTTGAAAACGAAGCAGGGACACCCATTGGTCTTagaaattttcctttttgggtgTTCTTGTCATTAAATTCTTTGACATTTATGCTCTCATACTCAACAATTCTTCTCCTCATTCCAACCCAGCACATTTATCGAATAGTCCGCCTATCTCTTATTTCCCTATCTATTTGCTACATAGTTTCATTAACCGTCATAATCCCAACTCgattttgggaaattttttggTATGTTTCTACTGGCCTGTTTGTTTGTATCTTCCTACTAAATTCTTCTGCTACTTGTGTAGCATGGTCTTATAAGGCATTACTCTAA
- the LOC126719788 gene encoding ankyrin repeat-containing protein BDA1-like, with product MSVYSIMGKRIVKLNEIAQHGNIEAFYSLIIREDVRILEDIDELPFVDTPLHIAASAGSPEHVQFAMEMMRLKPSFARKLNLKGYSPIHLALQEGHTQMAYRLLQVDGDLVRVKGKEGRTPLHVAAAAATAQQLDLLFKFLSYCPNSIEDVTIQNQTALHIALENNNLGAFKLLVGWLRENKSENAILNWQDENGNTILHVAVYNNETQAVRHLLAWGGTSFNVNEKNLEDKTALDILEGQFTQGVDNREMRVILDGAGALTASSLLTVTSPHAHYLSEVATPETVVKEPLSDEKRNAYLVVAALLITVTYQAILSPPGGLWQDNDLSKPNTTTAALSPPSPAGRLFNESNSNITAPPRAGSAIANTESSFAFKLFLISNSAIFLSAIAATFFLVAPVGRGGAILATVSVSLYYCYFDSLLLITHVSDRSVKIVFVSPAILTIIYYVQVALKYALKRIRYLRNLRRN from the exons ATGTCAGTCTACTCTATAATGGGTAAGAGAATTGTTAAGTTGAACGAGATTGCCCAACATGGAAATATTGAAGCCTTTTATAGTCTAATAATTCGGGAGGATGTAAGAATTTTGGAGGACATTGATGAGCTACCATTTGTTGATACTCCTTTACACATAGCTGCATCTGCTGGGAGCCCAGAACACGTCCAATTTGCTATGGAGATGATGAGATTAAAGCCCTCATTTGCCAGGAAGCTAAATCTAAAAGGGTATAGCCCCATTCACCTTGCTCTACAAGAAGGGCATACCCAGATGGCGTATCGGCTTCTACAGGTAGATGGAGACCTTGTCCGTGTAAAAGGAAAGGAGGGTAGAACTCCTTTGCATGTTGctgcagcagcagcaacagcgcAGCAACttgatttattattcaaatttctgtCATACTGTCCCAATTCTATTGAAGATGTGACGATTCAAAACCAAACCGCTCTGCATATTGCCCTGGAAAACAACAACTTGGGTGCTTTTAAACTCTTAGTAGGATGGCTCCGAGAAAATAAGTCTGAAAATGCCATACTGAACTGGCAGGATGAGAATGGCAACACTATTTTGCACGTGGCAGTATACAATAACGAAACCCAG GCTGTGCGTCACTTATTAGCTTGGGGTGGGACATCTTTCAATGTAAACGAGAAGAATTTAGAGGATAAAACAGCGTTGGACATCTTGGAAGGACAGTTTACACAAGGAGTAGACAACAGAGAGATGAGGGTTATACTAGACGGTGCTGGAGCTTTAACAGCTTCATCTCTTCTTACAGTTACTTCTCCTCATGCACATTACCTAAGTGAAGTCGCTACTCCTGAGACAGTAGTCAAAGAACCACTATCAGACGAAAAGCGCAATGCGTATCTAGTGGTGGCTGCACTGCTTATAACAGTGACCTATCAAGCCATACTCAGTCCACCTGGGGGACTTTGGCAAGACAATGATCTGTCCAAACCCAATACCACTACAGCTGCACTCAGCCCTCCTAGTCCTGCAGGGAGACTTTTTAATGAGTCCAATTCCAATATCACCGCACCACCTAGAGCAGGGTCAGCCATTGCTAACACAGAATCATCATTCGCTTTTAAGCTGTTCTTGATTTCTAATTCTGCTATATTTTTGTCCGCAATCGCAGCAACTTTTTTCCTCGTTGCACCAGTCGGACGCGGTGGTGCGATTTTAGCCACAGTCTCTGTCTCCCTCTATTACTGCTATTTTGATTCATTGCTACTCATAACCCATGTTTCAGACAGGTCCGTTaagattgtttttgtttcaccAGCTATTTTGACTATTATCTACTATGTACAAGTCGCTTTAAAATATGCACTTAAAAGGATACGTTATTTGCGGAATCTTAGAaggaactaa
- the LOC126714518 gene encoding ankyrin repeat-containing protein BDA1-like encodes LPFVDTPLHIAASAGHIPLAMELMRLKPSFAWRPNPDGFNPIHLALLNGQTQMVLRLLKVDGNLVRVQGREGMTPLHYAAITEDHLDLLDEFLKVYPKSIKDVTIRNENALHIALKYDKLEAFLHLMRWLRKNWSQNTILWESEVLNWKDEEGNTALHIAVSKNQPKASPLHSSIIYKLKKHCKVCVVNINIVPLYDQN; translated from the coding sequence CTACCATTTGTTGATACTCCTTTACACATAGCTGCATCTGCTGGGCACATCCCATTGGCCATGGAGCTGATGAGATTAAAGCCCTCATTTGCCTGGAGGCCAAATCCAGATGGGTTCAATCCCATTCACCTTGCTTTACTAAATGGGCAAACCCAGATGGTGCTTCGGCTTCTAAAGGTCGATGGGAACCTTGTCCGTGTCCAAGGAAGGGAGGGTATGACTCCTTTGCATTATGCAGCAATAACAGAAGATCACCTTGATCTATTGGACGAATTTCTCAAAGTCTATCCCAAATCTATTAAAGATGTGACAATTCGAAATGAGAATGCTCTGCATATTGCCTTGAAATACGACAAGTTGGAGGCTTTTCTACACTTGATGCGATGGCTCAGAAAGAATTGGTCTCAAAATACAATATTGTGGGAGAGTGAAGTCCTGAACTGGAAGGATGAGGAAGGCAACACAGCATTGCACATTGCAGTATCCAAAAATCAACCCAAGGCAAGCCCTCTCCATTCCTCAATTATTTACAAACTAAAGAAACATTGTAAAGTTTGTGTTGTGAACATCAATATTGTCCCACTGTATGATCAAAATTAA
- the LOC126714599 gene encoding ankyrin repeat-containing protein BDA1-like, whose amino-acid sequence MSTSSNMDEGIERMNQAAQHGNIDAFYIIIQKDVKLLKHTDKLPFLNTPLHIAAYAGHIPFAMELMILKPSFSRKLNPDGFSPIHLALQNGHGELVCRLLEIDGELFRVKGREGITPLHYVAATECHLDRLEKFLEFCPHSIEAVTIRNENALHIALKYDKLEAFRLLVRWLQKNWSQNSILWKSKVLNWQDENGNTPLHIAVYKNQPKCEIRKYKTEMQELALRENLVYHYILQAVRRLLLYSGVNTFAKNSEGKTAGDILAQQNQIENREIKVMLRCVGALRAPSLPKVTFYARNLWSMFSSLEKTRMHCIGEWTQISDDRRNMLLVVATLLMTVTYQGVLSPPGGLWQDD is encoded by the exons ATGTCAACTTCCTCAAATATGGATGAGGGAATTGAGAGGATGAATCAGGCTGCTCAACATGGAAATATTGATGCCTTTTACATCATAATTCAGAAGGATGTAAAACTTTTGAAGCACACGGATAAGCTACCATTTCTTAATACTCCTTTACACATAGCTGCATATGCTGGGCACATCCCATTTGCCATGGAGCTGATGATATTAAAGCCCTCATTCTCTAGGAAGCTTAATCCGGATGGGTTCAGCCCCATTCACCTTGCTCTACAAAATGGGCATGGCGAGCTGGTGTGTCGGCTTCTAGAAATTGATGGGGAACTTTTCCGTGTCAAAGGAAGGGAGGGTATCACCCCTTTGCATTATGTAGCAGCAACAGAATGTCACCTTGATCGATTGGAAAAATTTCTTGAATTCTGTCCCCATTCTATTGAGGCTGTGACAATTCGAAATGAGAACGCTCTGCATATTGCCCTGAAATACGACAAGTTGGAGGCTTTTAGACTCTTGGTGCGATGGCTCCAAAAGAATTGGTCTCAAAATTCCATATTGTGGAAGAGTAAAGTCCTGAACTGGCAGGATGAGAATGGCAACACGCCATTGCACATTGCTGTGTACAAAAATCAACCCAAGTGTGAAATCAGAAAATACAAAACAGAAATGCAAGAACTTGCTTTGAGAGAAAA TTTGGTGTATCACTACATTTTGCAGGCTGTGAGGAGGTTATTATTATATTCTGGTGTTAATACATTCGCTAAGAATTCAGAGGGTAAGACAGCAGGGGATATCTTGgcacaacaaaatcaaatagaaaacCGTGAGATCAAGGTAATGCTACGGTGTGTTGGAGCTTTACGAGCTCCATCTCTTCCTAAAGTAACTTTTTATGCACGCAATCTATGGTCCATGTTCTCATCTCTTGAGAAAACAAGAATGCATTGTATTGGAGAATGGACTCAAATATCAGACGACAGACGCAATATGCTTTTGGTGGTTGCTACACTGCTTATGACTGTCACCTATCAAGGAGTACTCAGCCCTCCTGGGGGACTTTGGCAAGATGACTAA